In a genomic window of Rhododendron vialii isolate Sample 1 chromosome 12a, ASM3025357v1:
- the LOC131310868 gene encoding myb-related protein Zm38-like gives MKPTLLHLTPHFSEIFTSSHNISFIYHLLDFNIFLVVLENIFLLHFLQPMGRHTEKKRPKLRKGLWSPEEDEKLNNFISRFGVGCWSTVPKLAGLERCGKSCRLRWMNYLRPDLKRGMFSQQEEDLIISLHEALGNRWAQISAQLPGRTDNEIKNFWNSCLKKKLMKQGIDPNTHKPIREKEEIEGKNSAEKPPLACQQIKADRSEVGPIWPCPEQVSELRKNEIVPTISSSVDMEQEVHITNTNYFEGRGREASFEKFGSKPNFDPPILYEIQGSYDPFGYNSNFSTNYHQNHLEGNHNFGFTSVPDLTDFSDNSGSIMSSFSFNEVKQSSSNSSDASVVENNATVSWVQEKLEPEFGFQFSGIKYEEIKPSLWPGGQIGHNSEAFSSYPLITVSENLDFSSKY, from the exons ATGAAACCTACATTACTACATCTCACACCTCACTTTTCTGAAATTTTCACGAGCTCTCACAATATATCTTTCATATATCATCTTCTAGACTTCAATATTTTTCTAGTTGttttagaaaacatttttttattgcatTTTCTTCAGCCAATGGGGCGCCATACCgaaaagaaaaggccaaaatTAAGGAAAGGATTGTGGTCACCAGAAGAGgatgaaaaattgaacaatttcaTATCTAGATTCGGGGTCGGTTGCTGGAGCACAGTTCCTAAACTAGCCG GTTTGGAGAGGTGTGGAAAGAGCTGTAGACTGAGGTGGATGAACTACTTGAGGCCTGATCTTAAAAGAGGAATGTTTTCACAACAAGAAGAGGATCTAATAATTAGTCTACATGAAGCTCTGGGCAACAG GTGGGCTCAAATTTCAGCGCAATTGCCGGGAAGAACGGATAATGAGATAAAGAATTTTTGGAACTCTTGTTTGAAGAAGAAACTAATGAAGCAAGGAATTGATCCCAACACCCACAAGCCTataagagaaaaagaggagatagAAGGGAAGAATTCCGCAGAAAAACCACCATTGGCTTGTCAGCAGATCAAAGCAGACCGTTCCGAGGTGGGTCCAATTTGGCCCTGCCCGGAGCAGGTTTCCGAGTTACGAAAAAACGAAATTGTTCCGACTATATCATCCTCAGTTGATATGGAACAAGAAGTTCACATTACCAACACAAATTACTTTGAAGGTAGAGGGAGAGAAGCCTCATTTGAGAAATTTGGAAGCAAACCAAACTTTGATCCCCCAATCCTATATGAAATCCAAGGGAGTTATGATCCATTTGGGTACAACTCAAATTTCTCAACAAATTATCATCAAAACCATTTGGAGGGTAATCACAATTTTGGATTCACTTCAGTTCCCGATTTAACTGATTTTTCAGATAATTCGGGTTCGATAATGAGTTCATTCTCATTCAATGAGGTGAAACAAAGTTCAAGCAATAGTTCCGATGCCAGCGTCGTGGAAAATAATGCAACAGTTTCATGGGTGCAGGAAAAATTAGAACCTGAGTTTGGGTTTCAGTTCAGTGGGATCAAATATGAAGAAATTAAGCCAAGTCTATGGCCAGGAGGGCAAATCGGGCACAATTCAGAAGCTTTCAGTAGCTATCCATTGATTACAGTATCAGAAAACTTGGATTTTTCCAGCAAATATTGA
- the LOC131310867 gene encoding diamine oxidase [copper-containing] 1, peroxisomal-like, giving the protein MAPAPKTAPPCCDSSAPVVPRAASAAVPAEAEVVVVQDWKAGDRRAKDQPKKQAAVAPLIRAEPSANAPAKGVQTMLRAQSSHPLDPLSAAEIAVAVATVRAAGATPEVRDSMRFVEVVLLEPEKHVVALADAYFFPPFQPSLLPRIKGGPIIPSKLPPRRARLIVYNKKSNETSIWIVELTEVHATTRGGHHRGKVASTEVVRDVQPPMDAEEYAECEAVVKDYPPFRESMKKRGVEDMDLLMVDAWCVGYHSNADAPSRRLAKPLIFCRTESDCPMENGYARPVEGIHVLVDMQNMVVIEFEDRKFVPLPPADPLRNYTPGETRAGVDRSDVKPLHIIQPEGPSFRVNGHYVEWQKWNFRIGFTPREGLVIHSIAYVDGSRGRRPVAHRLSFVEMVVPYGDPNEPHYRKNAFDAGEDGLGKNAHSLKKGCDCLGYIKYFDAHFTNFTGGVETTENCVCLHEEDCGILWKHQDWRTGLAEGRRCRRLTVSFICTVANYEYGFFWHFYQDGKIEAEVKLTGILSLGALQPGETRKYGTMIAPGLYAPVHQHFFVARMDMAVDCKPGEAYNQVVEVNVKVEEPGKNNIHNNAFYAEETLLRSELQAIRDCNPLSGRHWIVRNTRTVNRTGQLTGYKLIPGSNCLPLAGPEAKFLRRAAFLKHNLWVTQYARGEDFPGGEFPNQNPRVGEGLATWVKQNRSLEETDIVLWYVFGITHVPRLEDWPVMPVEHIGFMLQPHGFFNCSPAVDVPPSACELDAKEGDKDSAVVKPIPNGLVAKL; this is encoded by the exons ATGGCCCCAGCTCCGAAAACGGCGCCGCCTTGTTGCGATTCTTCCGCCCCCGTCGTCCCTCGCGCTGCTTCGGCCGCCGTGCCCGCGgaggcggaggtggtggtggtgcaggATTGGAAGGCCGGCGATCGGCGCGCCAAGGATCAGCCGAAGAAACAAGCTGCCGTGGCGCCCTTGATTCGCGCTGAACCTTCCGCGAATGCGCCCGCcaaag GGGTCCAGACCATGCTAAGGGCTCAAAGCAGCCATCCTTTGGACCCATTATCTGCTGCTGAAATTGCTGTGGCTGTGGCAACTGTGAGGGCAGCTGGAGCCACACCTGAG GTCAGAGATAGCATGCGATTTGTTGAAGTGGTTCTGTTGGAACCAGAGAAGCATGTTGTTGCTTTGGCTGATGCATATTTCTTTCCCCCTTTCCAACCATCATTACTGCCCAGGATCAAAGGCGGGCCTATAATTCCTAGTAAGCTCCCTCCAAGGCGAGCTAGACTGATCGTttacaacaaaaaatcaaacgAGACAAGCATATGGATAGTTGAACTGACGGAAGTACATGCAACAACTCGAGGCGGACATCACAGGGGGAAAGTAGCTTCTACTGAAGTTGTTCGAGATGTTCAGCCTCCAATG GATGCCGAAGAATATGCTGAATGTGAAGCTGTTGTGAAAGATTATCCTCCGTTTCGAGAGTCAATGAAGAAGAGAGGTGTTGAGGATATGGATCTTTTAATGGTTGATGCCTG GTGTGTTGGTTATCATAGTAATGCAGATGCTCCTAGCCGCAGACTTGCCAAACCACTTATATTTTGTAGAACAGAAAGTGACTGTCCAATGGAAAATGGTTATGCACGTCCAGTTGAAGGCATTCATGTACTTGTGGATATGCAAAACATGGTGGTGATAGAGTTTGAAGACCGCAAATTTGTCCCCTTACCCCCAGCTGATCCATTGAGGAACTATACTCCTGGTGAAACAAGAGCTGGGGTTGATAGAAGTGACGTAAAGCCCCTACATATCATTCAGCCGGAGGGTCCAAGCTTTCGTGTTAATGGTCATTATGTGGAGTGGCAGAAG TGGAATTTTCGAATTGGTTTCACTCCTAGAGAGGGTTTGGTTATACATTCTATCGCATATGTCGATGGTAGTCGAGGTCGAAGACCTGTTGCACATAGGTTGAGTTTTGTGGAAATGGTTGTGCCTTATGGAGATCCAAATGAACCACATTACAGGAAGAATGCATTTGATGCAGGAGAAGATGGCCTAGGAAAAAATGCGCACTCCCTTAAGAAG GGATGTGACTGTTTAGGATATATCAAGTACTTTGATGCCCATTTCACAAATTTTACTGGAGGTGTCGAAACAACTGAAAATTGTGTTTGTTTGCACGAAGAGGATTGTGGAATCCTTTGGAAACACCAAGACTGGAGAACTGGCTTAGCAGAAGGTCGGAGGTGTAGGAGGCTGACAGTTTCATTTATATGTACCGTGGCAAATTATGAGTATGGATTCTTCTGGCACTTCTATCAG GATGGAAAAATTGAAGCTGAAGTGAAACTCACTGGAATTCTCAGCTTAGGAGCACTGCAGCCtggagaaactcgaaaatatGGTACAATGATTGCTCCAGGGTTGTATGCACCAGTTCATCAGCACTTCTTCGTTGCTCGCATGGATATGGCTGTCGATTGCAAGCCAGGAGAAGCATACAATCAG GTTGTTGAGGTGAATGTTAAAGTTGAAGAACCTGGGAAGAATAATATTCACAACAATGCATTCTATGCCGAAGAGACATTGCTTAGATCAGAACTGCAAGCGATACGTGATTGTAACCCATTGTCTGGTCGCCACTGGATT GTGAGGAATACAAGAACCGTCAACAGGACTGGGCAGCTTACTGGCTACAAATTGATACCTGGTTCAAACTGTTTGCCATTAGCTGGTCCTGAAGCCAAGTTTTTGAGAAGGGCTGCTTTCTTGAAGCATAATCTGTGGGTTACGCAATATGCACGTGGGGAAGATTTTCCTGGAGGAGAGTTTCCTAATCAGAACCCTCGTGTTGGTGAGGGTTTGGCTACATGGGTTAAACAAAACCGATCTCTGGAAGAAACTGACATCGTTCTCTG GTACGTATTTGGAATCACCCATGTTCCTCGGTTGGAGGACTGGCCTGTTATGCCAGTGGAGCACATTGGTTTTATGCTTCAG CCTCATGGGTTCTTCAACTGCTCTCCGGCAGTCGATGTCCCTCCCAGTGCATGTGAATTGGATGCCAAAGAAGGTGACAAAGATAGTGCCGTAGTGAAGCCAATTCCAAATGGGTTAGTGGCAAAGCTTTGA
- the LOC131309636 gene encoding PI-PLC X domain-containing protein At5g67130-like gives MGGLVSNIILIGVSVLHYVILSPSALSDHQQHQIKGVNHQYARSNFSDPFKIVFPASMRTNTEDSVTRQLNSPAIYLFQEVEEFLNSNPSEIVTLILEDQVETPNGLAKIFNVTGLAKYMLPLSKMPRYGGDWPRVKDMVAANQRLVVFSSSKAKEESEGIAYQGNFVVEYKYGRRGKDTWNCTKRDDDLSPLEEKRKSLVLLNYHSTPIFARYYNEMNSKDLMNATHKCYTTASNNWANFIAVDYGKGIDVRPAFQAVDFLNGKLLCGCDDVNSCRGGSWCPSEVEFGIMAKVFKIGYVSGIIFFILCVVLGYVIPRIVRYIKKSRYKLKR, from the exons ATGGGTGGTCTAGTTAGTAACATCATTCTGATCGGAGTATCTGTTTTGCACTATGTAATTCTATCCCCCAGTGCTCTCTCTGACCATCAACAACaccag ATCAAAGGAGTTAATCACCAATATGCAAGATCAAACTTCTCAGATCCATTTAAGATCGTG TTTCCTGCCAGTATGAGAACAAATACAGAAGATAGTGTCACGCGACAGTTAAAT AGTCCCGCTATTTACCTATTTCAGGAAGTTGAAGAATTCTTAAATTCAAATCCATCTGAAATAGTCACACTCATCTTGGAAGACCAAGTTGAGACTCCCAATGGACTTGCAAAAATTTTCAATGTTACTGGGTTGGCAAAATACATGTTGCCATTATCGAAAATGCCTCGATACGGCGGGGATTGGCCGCGAGTCAAAGACATGGTTGCTGCTAATCAGAGGCTTGTAGTCTTCTCTTCATCCAAAGCCAAGGAAGAAAGTGAAGGAATTGCTTATCAAGGGAACTTCGTGGTCGAATATAAGT ATGGAAGGCGGGGAAAGGATACGTGGAACTGTACTAAACGCGATGATGATTTATCGCCActagaagagaaaagaaaatctttAGTGCTACTCAACTATCATTCGACACCAATCTTCGCGAGGTACTATAACGAGATGAACTCCAAAGACCTCATGAACGCGACTCACAAGTGTTACACAACCGCTTCTAATAACTGGGCAAATTTCATCGCGGTTGATTATGGCAAG GGAATAGATGTACGACCGGCATTTCAAGCTGTTGACTTCCTCAATGGAAAGCTACTATGTGGATGTGATGATGTGAATTCATGCAGA GGTGGTTCTTGGTGCCCTTCGGAGGTGGAATTTGGTATCATGGCCAAGGTTTTCAAAATAGGATACGTATCgggtattatttttttcattttgtgtgtCGTATTAGGATATGTTATTCCACGTATCGTAAGATACATTAAGAAGAGTAGATATAAATTGAAAAGATAG
- the LOC131310946 gene encoding PI-PLC X domain-containing protein At5g67130-like, protein MGGLICNIILIVLSVFHYVILPANALSHHEQRQIEGESRSSSSDPFKIVNNALPFNKYAFLTTHDAHASTAFQYTVKGGRYQIGTASKDSVTQQLNSGVRALMLNVFNKTEDVWLCQKCDKHDEYPNDKSPALGLFQEVEEFLTSNPSEVVTLFLKDEVETPNGLAKLFDATGLTKYMLPLSKMPRYGGDWPRVRDMVAANQRLVVFSSAKTKEESEGIGYQGNFVVEYQYGSQGMDPWMCAKRDGLSPLEKKSKSLVLLNYLLPPRGFRRYGEKISKDLMLNAIRLCRTIDSHNWANFIDVDYDRGIDVGPAFQAVDFLNGKLLCGCDDVNSCRGGSWCPPEAGFGIRTKVIALLITCIVLGCASCILRYIKKQKYKLKK, encoded by the exons ATGGGTGGTCTTATTTGTAACATCATTTTGATCGTACTTTCAGTTTTCCACTATGTAATTCTACCCGCCAATGCTCTCTCTCATCATGAACAACGCCag ATCGAAGGTGAATCCAGATCAAGCTCTTCGGATCCATTTAAGATTGTG aACAATGCACTACCTTTCAACAAATATGCATTCTTAACAACACACGATGCGCATGCTTCAACTGCATTCCAATATACCGTCAAAGGCGGAAGGTATCAAATTGGTACCGCGTCAAAAGATAGTGTCACGCAACAGTTAAAC AGCGGTGTTAGAGCATTGATGTTGAACGTATTTAACAAGACTGAAGATGTATGGCTGTGTCAGAAATGCGACAAGCACGACGAGTACCCCAATGACAAG AGCCCTGCTCTTGGCCTATTTCAGGAAGTCGAAGAATTCTTAACATCAAATCCATCTGAAGTAGTAACACTCTTCTTGAAAGATGAAGTTGAGACTCCTAATGGGCTAGCAAAACTTTTCGATGCAACCGGGTTGACAAAATACATGTTGCCGCTATCGAAAATGCCTCGATACGGTGGAGATTGGCCGAGAGTCAGAGACATGGTTGCTGCTAATCAGAGGCTTGTTGTCTTCTCTTCAGCCAAAACTAAGGAAGAAAGTGAAGGAATTGGGTATCAGGGGAACTTTGTAGTTGAATACCAAT ATGGAAGCCAGGGAATGGATCCATGGATGTGTGCTAAACGTGACGGTTTATCACCACTAGAGAAGAAAAGTAAATCTCTAGTGCTACTAAACTACCTTCTTCCACCACGAGGCTTCAGAAGGTATGGGGAAAAGATCTCCAAAGACCTCATGTTGAATGCAATTCGTTTGTGTCGTACGATCGATTCTCATAACTGGGCGAATTTTATCGATGTTGATTATGACAGG GGAATTGACGTAGGACCAGCATTTCAAGCTGTAGACTTCCTCAATGGAAAGCTACTTTGTGGATGTGATGATGTGAATTCATGCAGA GGTGGTTCGTGGTGCCCTCCAGAGGCGGGATTTGGTATCAGGACCAAGGTTATTGCTTTGTTAATAACATGTATTGTATTGGGATGCGCGTCATGTATCTTAAGATACattaaaaagcaaaaatataaattgaaaaaatag
- the LOC131310947 gene encoding large ribosomal subunit protein uL15x-like, with the protein MTTRFKKNRKKRGHVSAGHGRIGKHRKHPGGRGNAGGLHHHRILFDKYHPGYFGKVGMRYFHRLRNKFHCPIVNVDKLWSLIPQEVKDKATPENAPLIDVTQFGYFKVLGKGVLPGSQPVVVKAKLVSKNAEKKIKEAGGAVLLTA; encoded by the coding sequence ATGACGACCCGATTCAAGAAGAACCGCAAGAAGCGCGGCCACGTGAGCGCCGGCCACGGCCGCATCGGGAAGCACCGGAAGCACCCCGGCGGAAGGGGAAACGCCGGCGGCTTGCACCACCACCGCATCCTCTTCGACAAGTACCACCCGGGGTACTTCGGCAAGGTCGGCATGCGCTACTTCCACAGGCTCCGCAACAAGTTCCACTGCCCCATCGTCAACGTCGACAAGCTCTGGTCCTTGATTCCCCAGGAGGTGAAAGACAAGGCTACCCCCGAGAACGCGCCGCTGATCGACGTGACGCAGTTCGGGTACTTCAAGGTGCTTGGGAAAGGTGTGTTGCCTGGGTCTCAGCCGGTGGTGGTGAAGGCGAAGCTCGTGTCGAAGAATGCGGAGAAGAAGATTAAGGAGGCCGGGGGAGCCGTTTTGCTCACCGCTTAG